The nucleotide sequence CCGAGCATTAATCCGACTACAGCGGCAATCGCCATATTCAGCATCGGGTTTGGTGCAACTGGTGCTGGGTTTTCTTTTAATACGGCAGGAGACAGGATCGACACGTTATCGACTTTCATCAACTGCTGGATTTCTTCTTGGAACACCGCAGATGTTGTGTTCGCAATATCAACGGCGATGGCAGGATCCGGGTCTTGGACCGCTACGTTCACAACTTGTGAGTTTTCCGCGTTGCTTACCGTGATTTTATTCGTCAGTTGTTCAGCGGAAAGGCCAAGATCTAATTGCTGAGAAACTTGATCTAAAATTGCTGGGCTTTTGATGATGACGCTGTATGTATTGATCAATTGTAAGTCGGTTTGGATGTTTTGGTTGAGCATTTGCGCGGCATCTGTTTTTTCTTGGTTTACAAGAATTTGCGTGTTGG is from Planococcus liqunii and encodes:
- a CDS encoding YveK family protein, with translation MEETISLQELFTTLKKRIGLIIGLTILAILIAGIVSYNFLTPIYETNTQILVNQEKTDAAQMLNQNIQTDLQLINTYSVIIKSPAILDQVSQQLDLGLSAEQLTNKITVSNAENSQVVNVAVQDPDPAIAVDIANTTSAVFQEEIQQLMKVDNVSILSPAVLKENPAPVAPNPMLNMAIAAVVGLMLGVGIAFLLEYLDTSIKNEQDIEDFLGVPLLGVISPIKEEDSFETQTSTSTNRKAG